The proteins below come from a single Crossiella sp. CA-258035 genomic window:
- a CDS encoding PIG-L family deacetylase, with the protein MHRVPFRHWGTLLLAGALTVALISCASPPPQPTLPPGAPEARFMQIIAHADDDIIFMNPDLAAGIRAKKPTVGVYLTAGETDKPDANDYAARRQAGTRSAYARMAGVPDEWRAERLDSDRDHSVELYTLAARPEVQLVFVNLPEDNDPRANGGKHALTRLWLDQAEALKLRTLTPAGGQLPRPYEYTRGQVVQLLVDLLARFRPTVLRAQDPSPDPRYAKNWVRFNDHPDHVIAARLAAAAAREYRKAGGSAVELNYRNYNVAEAPVNLSGAEQRDKLETFGAYVPHDSDVSLGEPYDGWLRRQYPRWPTGSTWAGVDADGSRYAFAVRAGELTYWRRTGRTWSGPTPVGGATLDPGVSVAADRHGRLHVFARDRDSDEVVVTTPGSWAWTRLGSPNERVLPGRRGSVGVPVAARDAGGALVVLVKNGGGGVSALRQSTSDSWPTGWLDLGGTDVQDGLAVGPGLTVAASTRTGVLRWRQQGEGFTAEPPVRGPRPAGPPVVGGGLLAYPAEGTGALAIATGDEAVLRPGTEGLSGLGLAVTGDSVVLHGRRVDGSLVVGAGKPAGLAWSELRGELADQAAAITGQDGVELLGFGLTGELLTTTGPPGGVFPGWSAGR; encoded by the coding sequence ATGCACCGCGTCCCGTTCCGCCATTGGGGAACTCTGCTGCTCGCCGGCGCGTTGACCGTCGCGCTGATCTCCTGCGCGAGCCCGCCGCCGCAGCCCACTCTGCCACCCGGTGCGCCGGAAGCAAGGTTCATGCAGATCATCGCGCACGCCGATGACGACATCATCTTCATGAACCCGGACTTGGCGGCCGGTATCAGGGCAAAGAAGCCGACCGTGGGCGTCTACCTCACCGCGGGCGAAACGGACAAGCCCGACGCGAATGATTACGCAGCGCGACGGCAAGCTGGCACCCGGTCCGCATACGCGCGGATGGCCGGGGTGCCGGACGAGTGGCGGGCCGAGCGACTGGACAGTGATCGTGATCACAGCGTGGAGCTGTACACGCTGGCGGCCCGGCCCGAGGTCCAGCTGGTGTTCGTGAACCTGCCGGAGGACAACGATCCGAGGGCCAACGGCGGCAAGCACGCGCTGACCCGGCTCTGGCTGGACCAGGCGGAGGCGCTGAAGCTGCGCACGCTCACCCCGGCGGGCGGCCAGCTGCCCAGGCCGTACGAGTACACCAGGGGTCAGGTGGTCCAGCTGCTGGTCGACCTGCTGGCCCGGTTCCGGCCGACCGTGCTGCGCGCGCAGGATCCCAGCCCGGACCCCAGGTACGCCAAGAACTGGGTCCGGTTCAACGACCACCCCGACCACGTGATCGCGGCCCGGCTGGCCGCGGCGGCGGCGCGCGAGTACCGGAAGGCCGGCGGCTCGGCGGTGGAGCTGAACTACCGCAACTACAACGTGGCCGAGGCCCCGGTGAACCTGTCCGGGGCCGAGCAGCGGGACAAGCTGGAGACCTTCGGCGCCTACGTCCCGCACGACTCCGACGTCAGCCTCGGCGAGCCCTACGACGGCTGGCTGCGCCGCCAGTACCCGCGCTGGCCCACCGGCTCGACCTGGGCGGGCGTGGACGCGGACGGCTCGCGGTACGCCTTCGCGGTGCGCGCGGGCGAGCTGACCTACTGGCGCCGCACCGGCCGCACCTGGTCCGGCCCCACTCCGGTGGGCGGGGCCACGCTGGACCCCGGGGTGAGCGTGGCCGCGGACCGGCACGGCCGCCTGCACGTCTTCGCCCGCGACCGCGACTCCGACGAGGTGGTGGTGACCACGCCGGGCTCCTGGGCCTGGACCAGGCTGGGCAGCCCGAACGAGCGCGTCCTGCCCGGCCGGCGCGGCTCGGTCGGCGTGCCGGTGGCCGCGCGGGATGCCGGTGGCGCGCTGGTGGTGCTGGTGAAGAACGGCGGCGGCGGGGTGAGCGCACTCCGGCAGTCCACTTCGGACAGTTGGCCGACCGGCTGGCTGGACCTGGGCGGCACGGACGTGCAGGACGGCCTCGCGGTCGGCCCCGGCCTGACCGTGGCGGCGAGCACCCGCACCGGCGTGCTGCGCTGGCGGCAGCAGGGCGAGGGCTTCACCGCCGAACCGCCGGTGCGCGGACCGCGACCGGCCGGGCCCCCGGTGGTCGGCGGCGGACTGCTGGCCTACCCGGCCGAGGGCACCGGCGCGCTGGCCATCGCCACCGGCGACGAGGCGGTGCTCCGGCCGGGCACCGAGGGCCTGTCCGGACTGGGCCTGGCGGTGACCGGCGACTCGGTGGTGCTGCACGGCAGGCGGGTGGACGGCTCGCTGGTGGTGGGCGCCGGCAAGCCGGCCGGCCTGGCCTGGTCGGAGCTGCGCGGCGAGCTGGCCGACCAGGCGGCCGCGATCACCGGTCAGGACGGCGTGGAGCTGCTC
- a CDS encoding glycosyltransferase family 2 protein, whose translation MTRTRSRRLSVVVPCFNEEQGLAQLHATLLEVLPTVADDFEVLLVDDGSSDGTLAEMRRISALSPQFRYLALSRNFGKEAAMLAGLSEASGHAVAIMDADLQHPPQLLGAMLAKLDEGHDQVVARRTRDGDGRARTLVSRLYYRLINRMVEVDLKDGVGDFRVLSHRAVRALLSLGEYNRFSKGLFSWIGFDTAIVDYDNVARQHGRSKWSFGSLLNYGIDGVVSFNNRPLRIAIYLGVLVTALAFLYAGYVAVDVLFTGVDAPGYATLMVGIAGLGGIQLLFLGVIGEYLGRIYYETKRRPHFLVKEASEPQPPALTVLGPKAVEHSEELHQRATAPWAVRR comes from the coding sequence GTGACACGAACCAGAAGTCGGCGCCTGTCCGTCGTGGTGCCCTGCTTCAACGAGGAGCAGGGGCTGGCCCAGCTGCACGCCACCCTCCTCGAGGTGCTGCCCACGGTGGCCGACGACTTCGAGGTGCTGCTCGTCGACGACGGCAGCAGTGACGGCACGCTGGCCGAGATGCGCCGGATCAGCGCGCTCAGCCCGCAGTTCCGCTACCTCGCGCTGAGCCGCAACTTCGGCAAGGAAGCCGCCATGCTGGCCGGGCTCAGCGAGGCGTCCGGGCACGCGGTGGCGATCATGGACGCCGACCTCCAGCACCCGCCGCAGCTGCTCGGCGCGATGCTGGCCAAGCTGGACGAGGGCCACGACCAGGTGGTGGCCCGGCGCACCAGGGACGGCGACGGGCGGGCCCGCACCCTGGTCTCCCGGCTGTACTACCGGCTGATCAACCGGATGGTCGAGGTCGACCTCAAGGACGGGGTCGGCGACTTCCGGGTGCTCAGCCACCGCGCGGTGCGCGCGCTGCTCTCCCTCGGCGAGTACAACCGGTTCTCCAAGGGCCTGTTCTCCTGGATCGGCTTCGACACCGCGATCGTGGACTACGACAACGTGGCGCGGCAGCACGGCCGCTCCAAGTGGAGCTTCGGCTCGCTGCTCAACTACGGCATCGACGGGGTCGTCTCGTTCAACAACCGGCCGCTGCGGATCGCCATCTACCTCGGCGTGCTGGTCACCGCGCTGGCCTTCCTCTACGCCGGGTACGTGGCCGTGGACGTGCTCTTCACCGGGGTGGACGCGCCGGGCTACGCCACGCTGATGGTGGGCATCGCCGGGCTCGGCGGCATCCAGCTGCTCTTCCTCGGCGTGATCGGGGAGTACCTGGGCCGCATTTACTACGAGACCAAGCGCCGCCCGCACTTCCTGGTCAAGGAGGCCAGCGAGCCGCAGCCGCCCGCGCTCACCGTGCTGGGCCCCAAGGCGGTCGAGCACTCCGAGGAGCTGCACCAGCGGGCCACCGCGCCGTGGGCGGTCCGGCGGTGA
- a CDS encoding GtrA family protein has product MIPGRVLRFALVGAVNTGVYYGLYLALHLALPYLAAHVLAFLLAMVGSYFLNCHFTFRTKPTLRKFLLFPLSNAANFAITSLGLYLLVDLGGMNSTFAPLLVAVLAIPVTFVVSQMVLVGKEKAAAR; this is encoded by the coding sequence GTGATCCCGGGGCGGGTGCTGCGCTTCGCACTGGTCGGCGCGGTCAACACCGGCGTCTACTACGGCCTCTACCTGGCCCTGCACCTGGCGCTGCCGTACCTGGCCGCGCACGTGCTGGCCTTCCTGCTGGCCATGGTCGGCTCCTACTTCCTCAACTGCCACTTCACCTTCCGCACCAAGCCGACGCTGCGGAAGTTCCTGCTCTTCCCGCTGTCCAACGCGGCCAACTTCGCGATCACCTCGCTCGGGCTCTACCTGCTGGTGGACCTGGGCGGGATGAACTCCACCTTCGCGCCGCTGCTGGTGGCCGTGCTGGCCATCCCGGTGACCTTCGTGGTCTCGCAGATGGTGTTGGTGGGCAAGGAAAAGGCAGCCGCCCGGTGA
- the glf gene encoding UDP-galactopyranose mutase gives MTSVPWLAVSFAGYDLIVVGSGFYGLTVAEQTASKLNKRVLVIDRRDHIGGNAYSEAEPETGIEVHKYGAHLFHTSNKRVWDYVSQFTEFTDYQHRVFAMHGGQAYQFPMGLGLISQFVGKYMSPEEAKAWVAEHAAEFDTKEAKNLEEKAISLIGRPLYEAFVKDYTAKQWQTDPKELPAAVISRLPVRYNFNNRYFNDTYEGLPVNGYTAWLEKMAEHPNIEVRLSTDYFDIKDQIPAETPIVYTGPLDRYFDYAEGWLGWRTVDLVPEVLPIGDFQGTAVMNYNDADAPYTRIHEFRHFHPERDYPTDKTVIVREYSRAAEKDDEPYYPINTAEDRQKLERYRELARAEAKERKVIFGGRLGTYKYLDMHMAIGSALSAFDNKIAPYFTEGRPFDGSLED, from the coding sequence ATGACGTCGGTACCCTGGCTTGCCGTGAGCTTCGCGGGTTACGACCTGATTGTCGTCGGTTCCGGATTCTATGGCCTTACTGTCGCTGAACAGACAGCCAGCAAGCTGAACAAGCGCGTGCTGGTGATCGATCGGCGCGACCACATCGGCGGCAACGCCTACTCGGAGGCCGAGCCCGAAACGGGTATCGAGGTGCACAAGTACGGGGCGCACCTCTTCCACACCTCCAACAAGCGCGTGTGGGACTACGTGAGCCAGTTCACTGAGTTCACCGACTACCAGCACCGCGTCTTCGCCATGCACGGCGGGCAGGCCTACCAGTTCCCGATGGGTCTCGGCCTGATCTCCCAGTTCGTCGGCAAGTACATGTCGCCGGAGGAAGCGAAGGCCTGGGTGGCCGAGCACGCCGCCGAGTTCGACACCAAGGAAGCGAAGAACCTCGAGGAGAAGGCGATCTCCCTGATCGGCCGCCCGCTCTACGAGGCGTTCGTCAAGGACTACACCGCGAAGCAGTGGCAGACCGACCCCAAGGAACTGCCCGCCGCGGTCATCAGCCGCCTGCCGGTTCGCTACAACTTCAACAACCGGTACTTCAACGACACCTACGAGGGCCTGCCGGTCAACGGCTACACCGCGTGGCTGGAGAAGATGGCCGAGCACCCGAACATCGAGGTGCGGCTGTCCACGGACTACTTCGACATCAAGGACCAGATCCCGGCGGAGACCCCGATCGTCTACACCGGACCGCTGGACCGGTACTTCGACTACGCTGAGGGCTGGCTCGGCTGGCGCACTGTCGACCTGGTGCCCGAGGTCCTGCCGATCGGCGACTTCCAGGGCACCGCGGTGATGAACTACAACGACGCGGACGCCCCGTACACCCGGATCCACGAGTTCCGCCACTTCCACCCGGAGCGGGACTACCCGACTGACAAGACGGTCATCGTCCGCGAGTACTCCCGTGCGGCGGAGAAGGACGACGAGCCGTACTACCCGATCAACACCGCCGAGGACCGGCAGAAGCTGGAGCGCTACCGCGAGCTGGCCAGGGCCGAGGCCAAGGAGCGCAAGGTGATCTTCGGCGGTCGCCTCGGCACCTACAAGTACCTCGACATGCACATGGCCATCGGCTCGGCGCTGTCGGCGTTCGACAACAAGATCGCCCCATACTTCACCGAGGGTCGTCCATTCGACGGCTCCCTGGAGGACTGA
- a CDS encoding glycosyltransferase, producing the protein MTEQQVGGTPAVVEHAQDAKLSDVTSSRVAPKPNEVPASQILWRIILPREDDPLDVRPLYLDEPETAANRCHVTSRRSVNIPASAKVSFSTYFNALPASYWKRWTTITETVLRMTVKGVGRLDVYRSKPNGDIVHLQGRPVRSTKSWTQLEFRISLQPFEDGGWLWFDVFTDEGALEIKDAAWTTDQELPTQRTAVGITTIRPADAVIALQALGEDPAVLDVVGKVIVVDQGPNQKVKDTPGYDQAVKLLGDKLEVIEQANLGGSGGFARVFYEFLENTGCEQVMLLDDDVRLEPDSVLRANAFTRSLVNPVVVGSHMMNLQARTRLHTTGEVVDLKECFWRPAPGALTDHDFATDSLRETKELHPRIHGTYNGWWMCTFPRQIVEEIGLPLPLFIKWDDAEYSLRALEHGYPTVSLPGSAIWHMPWTDKDDATDWTAYFHVRNRLIMAALHSPYDVRGTLLKQGLKSSLRHLFSMEYSTVVLHQKAIEDFLAGPDRLFANLPTSLAEVRELRKGYTDAQILPSAGEFPAPTFDPVRAERLLKPPVNPVVIAARAALSLAHHLQEPSQDALDRPQINVPAQGARWFLLGALDSATVSNADGSGVAFRRRDPKVFRQLMARAAANHRRLVQEWPRLKRAYRKALPELTSKEAWKQTFHG; encoded by the coding sequence GTGACGGAGCAGCAGGTTGGCGGCACCCCAGCCGTCGTAGAACACGCCCAGGACGCCAAGCTCAGCGACGTGACCTCCTCGCGCGTGGCGCCCAAGCCCAACGAGGTGCCGGCGAGCCAGATCCTGTGGCGGATCATCCTTCCCCGCGAAGATGACCCGCTGGATGTGCGGCCGCTGTACCTGGACGAGCCGGAGACGGCCGCCAACCGCTGCCACGTCACCTCGCGCCGGTCGGTCAACATCCCGGCCTCGGCGAAGGTGTCCTTCTCCACCTACTTCAACGCGCTGCCGGCCTCCTACTGGAAGCGCTGGACCACGATCACCGAGACCGTGCTGCGCATGACGGTCAAGGGCGTCGGGCGGCTGGACGTCTACCGCTCCAAGCCCAACGGCGACATCGTGCACCTGCAGGGCCGGCCGGTGCGCAGCACCAAGTCCTGGACCCAGCTGGAGTTCCGGATCTCCCTGCAGCCGTTCGAGGACGGCGGCTGGCTCTGGTTCGACGTCTTCACCGACGAGGGCGCGCTGGAGATCAAGGACGCGGCCTGGACCACCGACCAGGAGCTGCCGACGCAGCGCACCGCGGTCGGCATCACCACCATCCGCCCGGCCGACGCGGTGATCGCGCTGCAGGCCCTCGGCGAGGACCCGGCCGTGCTGGACGTGGTCGGCAAGGTCATCGTGGTGGACCAGGGCCCGAACCAGAAGGTCAAGGACACCCCCGGCTACGACCAGGCCGTCAAGCTGCTCGGCGACAAGCTCGAGGTCATCGAGCAGGCCAACCTGGGCGGCTCCGGCGGTTTCGCCCGCGTGTTCTACGAGTTCCTGGAGAACACCGGCTGCGAGCAGGTCATGCTGCTCGACGACGACGTGCGCCTGGAACCGGACAGCGTGCTGCGCGCCAACGCGTTCACCCGCTCGCTGGTCAACCCGGTGGTCGTCGGCTCGCACATGATGAACCTGCAGGCCCGTACCCGCCTGCACACCACGGGCGAGGTGGTCGACCTCAAGGAGTGCTTCTGGCGGCCCGCGCCCGGCGCGCTCACCGACCACGACTTCGCCACCGACTCGCTGCGCGAGACCAAGGAACTGCACCCGCGCATCCACGGCACCTACAACGGCTGGTGGATGTGCACCTTCCCGCGGCAGATCGTGGAGGAGATCGGGCTGCCGCTCCCGCTGTTCATCAAGTGGGACGACGCCGAGTACTCGCTGCGCGCGCTGGAGCACGGCTACCCGACGGTCAGCCTGCCCGGCTCGGCGATCTGGCACATGCCGTGGACGGACAAGGACGACGCCACCGACTGGACGGCGTACTTCCACGTGCGCAACCGGCTGATCATGGCCGCGCTGCACTCGCCGTACGACGTGCGCGGCACGCTGCTCAAGCAGGGCCTGAAGTCCTCGCTGCGGCACCTGTTCTCCATGGAGTACTCCACGGTCGTGCTGCACCAGAAGGCGATCGAGGACTTCCTGGCCGGACCGGACCGGCTGTTCGCGAACCTGCCCACCTCGCTGGCCGAGGTGCGGGAGCTGCGCAAGGGCTACACCGACGCGCAGATCCTGCCGTCGGCCGGTGAGTTCCCGGCCCCGACCTTCGACCCGGTGCGGGCCGAGCGGCTGCTCAAGCCGCCGGTGAACCCGGTCGTGATCGCGGCCCGCGCGGCGCTCTCGCTGGCCCACCACCTGCAGGAGCCCAGCCAGGACGCGCTGGACCGCCCGCAGATCAACGTGCCCGCCCAGGGCGCGCGGTGGTTCCTGCTCGGCGCGCTGGACAGCGCCACCGTGTCCAACGCCGACGGCAGCGGCGTCGCCTTCCGGCGGCGTGACCCGAAGGTCTTCCGCCAGCTGATGGCCCGCGCGGCGGCCAACCACCGCCGCCTGGTGCAGGAGTGGCCGCGGCTCAAGCGCGCCTACCGCAAGGCGCTGCCCGAGCTGACCAGCAAGGAAGCCTGGAAGCAGACCTTCCACGGCTGA
- a CDS encoding glycosyltransferase has protein sequence MSLPQQPTAPPATLLQRIILPRPGDPLDVRALYVDEDPTNQRRAKPLSRTALRIPEQSEVSFATYFNAFPASYWRRWTTLEQVELRLSVDGDCRVDLYRSKADGTQIHVGGEVREGGKRSDLCFTLDLAPFEDGGWYWFDITTEEEHEVTLLAASWHAAAAPLRPGSVAIGICTFNRPDDCVGALAAIGADPLVLAAVRAVIVADQGNRKVSDANGFEVAAARLGERLRVHDQPNLGGSGGFARVMHESVRGTDCEQILLMDDDIVIEPDSILRALAFARYAERPTLVGGQMLNLQARSHLHSMGEVVDRRKFMWRAAPNVRYDHDFAKESLREAPILHRRIDVDYNGWWMCLIPRQVVEQIGLPLPLFIKWDDAEFGLRAGRAGYPTATLPGVAIWHMPWSDKDDSTDWQAYFHLRNRLVTAALYSPHPRGGELVRHSLRSTLKHLLSLEYSTVALQDMAIRDFLDGPKSLFRKLPTALGEIREQRAEYDDGRVLPSARRLPLPSMDAVKAERFLRPPGNPLTIARTLLSALVHNVLPTNTKHLLRPQLNIPAQDARWFLLARLDGATVATADGRGVAFRKRDPRVFWRLLGRALGNHLRLLREFPRSRKDFRRALPDLTAHEAWQQAFGGRR, from the coding sequence GTGAGCCTGCCCCAGCAGCCGACCGCGCCCCCGGCAACGTTGCTGCAGCGGATCATCCTGCCCCGGCCCGGCGACCCGCTGGACGTGCGCGCGCTCTACGTCGATGAGGACCCGACCAACCAGCGGCGGGCGAAACCGTTGTCCCGCACCGCGTTGCGCATCCCCGAGCAGTCCGAGGTCTCCTTCGCCACCTACTTCAACGCCTTCCCGGCCAGCTACTGGCGGCGGTGGACCACGCTGGAGCAGGTCGAGCTGCGGCTGAGCGTGGACGGCGACTGCCGGGTGGACCTGTACCGCTCCAAGGCCGACGGCACCCAGATCCACGTGGGCGGTGAGGTCCGTGAGGGTGGCAAGCGCTCGGACCTGTGCTTCACGCTGGACCTGGCGCCGTTCGAGGACGGTGGCTGGTACTGGTTCGACATCACCACCGAGGAGGAGCACGAGGTCACCCTGCTCGCGGCGAGCTGGCACGCGGCCGCCGCGCCGCTGCGGCCCGGCTCGGTGGCCATCGGCATCTGCACCTTCAACCGGCCGGACGACTGCGTCGGCGCGCTGGCCGCGATCGGCGCCGACCCGCTGGTGCTGGCGGCCGTGCGGGCGGTCATCGTGGCCGACCAGGGCAACCGGAAAGTCAGTGACGCCAACGGTTTCGAGGTCGCGGCGGCCCGGCTGGGTGAGCGGCTGCGGGTGCACGACCAGCCGAACCTCGGCGGCTCCGGCGGGTTCGCCAGGGTGATGCACGAGTCGGTGCGCGGCACCGACTGCGAGCAGATCCTGCTGATGGACGACGACATCGTGATCGAGCCGGACTCGATCCTGCGCGCGCTGGCCTTCGCCCGTTACGCCGAGCGCCCGACCCTGGTCGGCGGGCAGATGCTCAACCTGCAGGCCCGCTCGCACCTGCACTCCATGGGCGAGGTGGTGGACCGGCGCAAGTTCATGTGGCGGGCCGCGCCGAACGTGCGCTACGACCACGACTTCGCCAAGGAGTCGCTGCGCGAGGCGCCCATCCTGCACCGGCGCATCGACGTGGACTACAACGGCTGGTGGATGTGCCTGATCCCGCGGCAGGTGGTGGAGCAGATCGGGCTGCCGCTGCCGCTGTTCATCAAGTGGGACGACGCGGAGTTCGGCCTGCGCGCCGGGCGGGCCGGCTATCCGACCGCGACCCTGCCCGGGGTGGCGATCTGGCACATGCCGTGGTCGGACAAGGACGACTCCACCGACTGGCAGGCCTACTTCCACCTGCGCAACCGGCTGGTCACGGCCGCGCTGTACAGCCCGCACCCGCGCGGCGGCGAGCTGGTCCGGCACAGCCTGCGCAGCACGCTCAAGCACCTGCTGTCCCTGGAGTACTCCACGGTCGCCTTGCAGGACATGGCGATCAGGGACTTCCTGGACGGCCCGAAGTCGCTGTTCCGCAAGCTGCCCACCGCGCTCGGTGAGATCCGCGAGCAGCGCGCGGAGTACGACGACGGCCGGGTGCTGCCCTCGGCCAGGCGGCTGCCGCTGCCCTCGATGGACGCGGTGAAGGCCGAGCGGTTCCTGCGCCCGCCGGGCAACCCGCTCACCATCGCGCGCACCCTGCTCTCCGCGCTGGTGCACAACGTGTTGCCCACCAACACCAAACACCTGCTCCGCCCGCAGCTGAACATCCCGGCCCAGGACGCCCGCTGGTTCCTGCTGGCCAGGCTGGACGGCGCGACCGTGGCCACCGCGGACGGCCGGGGAGTGGCCTTCCGCAAGCGTGACCCCAGGGTCTTCTGGCGGCTGCTCGGCCGTGCGCTTGGCAACCACCTGCGGCTGCTGCGCGAGTTCCCGCGCAGCCGCAAGGACTTCCGCCGCGCGCTGCCGGACCTGACCGCGCACGAGGCGTGGCAGCAGGCCTTCGGTGGCCGGCGATGA
- a CDS encoding phosphatase PAP2 family protein, producing the protein MRLELLALRSIQRVLADRRAIGSAKALSLFGEHAAGWLALGAAGAALDRGRRRQWLAATAGVALAHAASIAVKRAVRRPRPAHPDVEVRAATPSTLSFPSAHATSSTAAAVLLGGLAGRHATPVLLSAVVPPMALSRLVLGVHYPSDVLAGAALGAAVGAGVRSAMGLLR; encoded by the coding sequence ATGAGGCTGGAACTCCTTGCGCTGCGGAGCATCCAGCGCGTCCTGGCCGACCGGCGGGCGATCGGCTCGGCCAAGGCGCTCTCGCTCTTCGGCGAGCACGCCGCGGGCTGGCTGGCGCTCGGCGCGGCAGGAGCGGCCCTGGACCGCGGCCGCCGGCGGCAGTGGCTGGCCGCCACCGCCGGGGTGGCGCTGGCGCACGCGGCCTCCATCGCGGTCAAGCGCGCAGTCCGCCGCCCGCGCCCGGCCCACCCGGACGTCGAGGTCCGCGCCGCCACCCCCAGCACGCTGAGCTTCCCGTCCGCGCACGCCACCAGCTCCACCGCCGCCGCGGTCCTGCTCGGCGGCCTGGCGGGCAGGCACGCCACCCCGGTGCTGCTGTCCGCGGTGGTGCCGCCGATGGCGCTGAGCAGGCTGGTGCTCGGCGTGCACTACCCGAGCGACGTGCTGGCCGGAGCCGCCCTCGGCGCCGCGGTCGGCGCCGGCGTGCGCTCGGCCATGGGACTGCTGCGGTGA
- a CDS encoding decaprenyl-phosphate phosphoribosyltransferase → MTASAIAPAPGLGAGVQLRGLARAVRPRQWVKNVLVLAAPFASGTVGDPRVLAAAGIAFAAFCLAGSTIYLVNDVRDVDADRAHPVKCHRPIAAGIVPPRLALGLAAVLLTGALATATVASLDLTAVVAVYLAVQFGYCLALKHQPVIDLCIVASGFLLRAIAGGAAAGIVLSQWFLLAAAFGSLFMVAGKRYAELRYTERTGARIRRSLDRYSTSYLRFVWGSSATVLIMTYGLWAFEIRERSHSVWAVLSMIPFVMAVLRYAVDVDSANAGTPEHLILSDRPLQALGLCWLATLSIAVYLS, encoded by the coding sequence GTGACCGCCTCGGCGATCGCCCCGGCCCCCGGCCTCGGCGCCGGCGTCCAGCTGCGCGGCCTGGCCCGCGCGGTGCGCCCGCGCCAGTGGGTGAAGAACGTGCTGGTGCTGGCCGCCCCGTTCGCCAGCGGCACCGTCGGCGACCCCAGGGTGCTGGCCGCCGCTGGCATCGCCTTCGCCGCGTTCTGCCTGGCCGGGTCGACGATCTACCTGGTCAACGACGTCCGGGACGTGGACGCCGACCGCGCCCACCCGGTGAAGTGCCACCGCCCGATCGCCGCGGGCATCGTGCCGCCCCGGCTGGCCCTCGGCCTGGCCGCGGTGCTGCTCACCGGCGCGCTGGCCACCGCCACCGTGGCCAGCCTCGACCTGACCGCCGTGGTCGCGGTCTACCTGGCTGTGCAGTTCGGCTACTGCCTCGCGCTCAAGCACCAGCCGGTGATCGACCTGTGCATCGTCGCCTCCGGCTTCCTGCTGCGCGCCATCGCCGGCGGCGCCGCGGCGGGCATCGTGCTGTCCCAGTGGTTCCTGCTGGCCGCGGCCTTCGGCTCGCTGTTCATGGTCGCCGGCAAGCGCTACGCCGAGCTCCGCTACACCGAACGCACCGGCGCCCGCATCCGCCGCAGCCTGGACCGCTACTCCACGTCCTACCTGCGCTTCGTCTGGGGCAGCTCAGCCACCGTCCTGATCATGACCTACGGCCTGTGGGCCTTCGAGATCCGCGAACGCTCGCACTCGGTCTGGGCCGTGCTCTCCATGATCCCGTTCGTGATGGCCGTGCTCCGCTACGCCGTCGACGTGGACAGCGCCAACGCCGGCACGCCAGAACACCTGATCCTCTCCGACCGCCCCCTGCAAGCCCTCGGCCTGTGCTGGCTGGCCACCCTCTCGATCGCGGTCTACCTGAGCTGA